One Lacunisphaera limnophila DNA window includes the following coding sequences:
- a CDS encoding glycosyltransferase, whose protein sequence is MTALPEITRQHLDEIQGFYDAAPAASRWASRGYRRLLAHYYNLLIPAEASVLEIGCGAGELLGQLHAARRVGVDLSPRQIEAARARVPGAEFHVQAGEALELAGTFDYIIVSDTLNLAADVQALFARLLPCSHPGTRLAVNFQNSLWRPLFSLAELVGLRGPQPRSSWLASADVVNLLHLGGWTPLASQSRILLPVPVPGLDLVFNRWLAPLLQWFCLTVFIVARPSRLPGDRPGQTPAGQPSQNEGSATGPGPAAAGNREAGTVLPTVSVVIPARNEAGNIEAAIRRTPQMGGGTELIFVEGHSKDNTWAEIQRVAREHPELKIKIMQQPGKGKGDAVRCGFAAATGDILMILDADLTMPPEELPKFYAILASGQAEFANGCRLVYPMDDKAMQFLNLCANKAFGIIFTWLLGQPVKDTLCGTKVLRRAHYDRVAANRAYFGDFDPFGDFDLLFGAARLNLKIADVPIRYKERTYGTTNIQRWKHGWLLLRMVLFAARKLKFV, encoded by the coding sequence ATGACCGCCCTGCCCGAGATCACCCGCCAGCACCTGGATGAGATCCAGGGCTTCTACGATGCCGCGCCGGCCGCCAGCCGGTGGGCCTCCCGCGGTTACCGTCGGTTGCTCGCTCATTACTACAACCTCCTCATCCCCGCCGAGGCTTCGGTGCTCGAGATCGGCTGTGGCGCCGGCGAACTCCTGGGGCAGCTCCATGCCGCCCGCCGTGTGGGCGTCGACCTCTCGCCGCGCCAGATCGAGGCGGCGCGCGCCCGCGTGCCCGGCGCCGAGTTCCACGTCCAGGCCGGCGAGGCCCTCGAGCTCGCCGGCACCTTCGACTACATCATCGTCTCCGACACGCTAAACCTCGCCGCCGACGTCCAGGCCTTGTTCGCCCGCCTGCTCCCCTGCTCCCACCCGGGCACGCGGCTCGCCGTGAACTTCCAGAATTCCCTCTGGCGCCCGCTCTTCTCGCTCGCCGAGCTCGTCGGCCTCCGCGGCCCGCAACCGCGCAGCAGCTGGCTGGCCTCCGCCGACGTCGTCAACCTGCTCCACCTCGGCGGCTGGACCCCCCTCGCCTCCCAATCGCGCATCCTGCTGCCCGTGCCGGTGCCCGGGCTGGACCTGGTCTTCAACCGCTGGCTCGCCCCGCTCCTCCAGTGGTTCTGCCTCACCGTCTTCATCGTGGCCCGACCCAGCCGTTTGCCGGGCGACCGGCCCGGACAAACACCGGCCGGCCAGCCCAGCCAGAACGAAGGTTCGGCGACTGGCCCGGGGCCGGCAGCAGCCGGCAACCGGGAGGCCGGCACGGTGCTTCCCACCGTCTCGGTCGTCATCCCCGCCCGCAACGAGGCCGGCAACATCGAGGCCGCCATCCGCCGCACCCCCCAGATGGGCGGCGGCACCGAGCTCATCTTTGTCGAGGGCCACTCCAAGGACAACACCTGGGCCGAGATCCAGCGCGTCGCCCGCGAGCACCCGGAACTGAAAATCAAGATCATGCAGCAACCCGGCAAGGGCAAGGGCGACGCCGTGCGCTGCGGCTTCGCCGCCGCCACTGGCGACATCCTCATGATCCTCGACGCCGACCTCACCATGCCCCCCGAGGAGCTGCCGAAGTTCTACGCCATCCTCGCCAGCGGTCAGGCGGAATTCGCCAACGGCTGCCGCCTCGTCTATCCGATGGACGACAAGGCCATGCAGTTCCTCAATCTCTGCGCGAACAAGGCTTTCGGCATCATCTTCACCTGGCTGCTCGGCCAGCCCGTCAAGGACACCCTCTGCGGCACCAAGGTCCTCCGCCGCGCGCATTACGACCGCGTCGCCGCCAACCGCGCTTACTTCGGCGACTTCGACCCCTTCGGCGACTTCGACCTGCTCTTCGGCGCCGCCCGGCTGAACCTCAAGATCGCCGACGTCCCCATCCGCTACAAGGAGCGCACCTACGGCACCACCAACATCCAGCGCTGGAAACACGGCTGGCTCCTGCTCCGCATGGTCCTCTTCGCCGCGCGGAAATTGAAGTTCGTCTGA